The Ancylobacter sp. WKF20 genome contains a region encoding:
- a CDS encoding HK97 family phage prohead protease — protein sequence MSAPASAGTPLEIKAAGSLATIAEDGTFEGYAALFGRVDLGRDLILPGAFAASLNERGTGGVRLLFQHDPAEPIGVWEELREDALGLKVRGRLTLEVARAREVLALMRAGAIDGLSIGFRAVEGRTEPRMRVRRLSRIDLWEISIVTFPMQPEARIAAVKGGWSAGRLAATIRRGARRLRALPALAPVG from the coding sequence ATGAGCGCGCCCGCATCCGCAGGCACGCCGCTGGAGATCAAGGCCGCCGGCAGCCTCGCCACCATCGCCGAGGACGGCACCTTCGAGGGCTATGCCGCGCTGTTCGGCCGGGTCGATCTCGGCCGCGATCTCATCCTGCCCGGCGCCTTCGCCGCCTCGCTGAATGAGCGCGGCACGGGCGGCGTGCGCCTGCTGTTCCAGCACGATCCGGCCGAGCCGATCGGTGTCTGGGAGGAGCTGCGCGAGGATGCGCTGGGGCTGAAGGTGCGCGGCCGCCTCACGCTCGAGGTCGCCCGCGCCCGCGAGGTGCTGGCGCTGATGCGCGCCGGGGCGATTGACGGCCTGTCGATCGGCTTCCGCGCCGTCGAGGGCCGCACCGAGCCGCGCATGCGGGTGCGCCGGCTCTCTCGCATCGATCTGTGGGAGATTTCCATCGTCACCTTCCCCATGCAGCCGGAGGCGCGCATCGCCGCGGTGAAGGGCGGCTGGAGCGCGGGACGCCTCGCCGCCACCATCCGCCGCGGCGCCCGCCGCTTGCGCGCGCTGCCGGCGCTCGCGCCGGTGGGGTAG
- a CDS encoding phage major capsid protein, giving the protein MSLPATSQTAPETKSAGPEVSAAFEEFMSAFEAFKDANDQRLGELERRGGDPITADKVERINAVLDTQKALIDELVLKARRPALGGGDLVTDLAAREHKAAFDTYVRTGEAAGLKRLEAKALSAGIGADGGYTVPVETEREIGKRLAALSPIRALADVRTISQGTYKKPFMTSGPAVGWVAETAARSQTTSPVLDELSFPAMELYAMPAATQTLLDDSAVNIDEWLAIEVEAAFASQEGTAFVTGDGVGKPKGFLAYDTVAESAWVWGKLGFVATGTAGDFPAANPSDPLVDLVYALKAGYRQNGSFLMSRRTQGAVRKLKDENGQYLWAAPTAPGAQPSLLGFPVFEAEEMPNPAANALAIAFGDFRRGYLVVDRAGVRVLRDPYSAKPYVLFYTTKRVGGGVQDFDAIKLLKFAA; this is encoded by the coding sequence ATGTCCCTGCCCGCCACGTCCCAGACTGCGCCCGAAACCAAATCCGCCGGCCCGGAGGTCTCCGCCGCCTTCGAGGAGTTCATGAGCGCCTTCGAGGCGTTCAAGGATGCCAATGACCAGCGCCTCGGCGAGCTGGAGCGGCGCGGCGGCGACCCGATCACCGCCGACAAGGTGGAGCGCATCAACGCCGTGCTCGACACCCAGAAGGCGCTGATCGACGAACTGGTGCTGAAGGCCCGCCGCCCGGCGTTGGGCGGGGGCGACCTCGTGACCGACCTCGCCGCCCGCGAGCACAAGGCGGCGTTCGACACCTATGTGCGCACCGGCGAGGCGGCCGGGCTGAAGCGGCTGGAGGCGAAGGCGCTCTCCGCCGGCATCGGCGCCGATGGCGGCTATACCGTGCCGGTGGAGACCGAGCGCGAGATCGGCAAGCGCCTCGCCGCGCTTTCGCCGATCCGCGCGCTGGCCGATGTGCGCACCATCTCGCAGGGCACCTACAAGAAGCCCTTCATGACCTCCGGCCCGGCGGTCGGCTGGGTGGCGGAGACCGCCGCGCGCAGCCAGACCACGAGCCCGGTGCTGGACGAGCTGAGCTTCCCGGCCATGGAGCTCTACGCCATGCCGGCGGCGACGCAGACGCTGCTCGACGATTCCGCCGTGAATATCGATGAGTGGCTCGCCATCGAGGTGGAGGCCGCCTTCGCCAGCCAAGAGGGCACCGCCTTTGTCACCGGCGACGGCGTCGGCAAGCCCAAGGGCTTCCTCGCCTATGACACGGTGGCCGAGAGCGCGTGGGTCTGGGGCAAGCTCGGCTTCGTCGCCACCGGAACGGCGGGCGATTTCCCCGCCGCCAACCCCTCCGACCCGCTGGTCGATCTGGTCTACGCGCTGAAGGCCGGCTACCGGCAGAATGGCAGCTTCCTGATGAGCCGGCGCACGCAAGGCGCGGTGCGCAAGCTGAAGGACGAGAACGGCCAGTATCTGTGGGCCGCGCCGACCGCGCCGGGGGCCCAGCCGAGCCTGCTCGGCTTCCCGGTGTTCGAGGCGGAGGAAATGCCGAACCCGGCGGCCAACGCGCTCGCCATCGCCTTCGGCGATTTCCGCCGCGGCTATCTGGTGGTCGACCGTGCCGGTGTGCGGGTGCTGCGCGACCCCTATTCCGCCAAGCCCTATGTGCTGTTCTACACCACCAAGCGCGTCGGCGGCGGCGTGCAGGATTTCGACGCCATCAAGCTGCTGAAGTTCGCGGCGTGA
- a CDS encoding trypsin-like serine protease produces MRRLVLSLAALACLSLPARAIVGGVPADADLKAETAMIVSTRGAACTGVVLAPTVLLTAAHCVQPAADYAVAVFEAAGPRLIPISRIAVHPSFDPNSFATRRPTPDLALVRLSEALPASFRPATLTAEVALPAQRTGFVIAGFGVTKDGDGKSAGTLRMASLPSIGTTGGIMVRLSDGAAKGGCTGDSGGPVLLDGTVAGIIGWSTAAGGARGCGGVTGATLIGPQRAWIDATARAMGR; encoded by the coding sequence ATGCGCCGCCTCGTCCTCTCCCTCGCCGCTCTCGCCTGCCTCAGCCTGCCCGCGCGCGCCATTGTCGGCGGCGTGCCGGCGGATGCCGATCTGAAGGCGGAGACGGCGATGATCGTCTCGACGCGCGGTGCCGCCTGCACCGGCGTGGTGCTGGCGCCGACGGTGCTGCTGACGGCGGCGCATTGCGTGCAGCCGGCGGCCGATTATGCGGTGGCGGTGTTCGAGGCCGCCGGGCCGCGCCTCATCCCCATCAGCCGCATCGCCGTGCATCCGAGCTTCGACCCGAACTCCTTCGCGACGCGCCGGCCGACGCCGGACCTCGCCCTGGTTCGGCTCTCCGAAGCGCTGCCGGCGAGCTTCCGCCCGGCGACGCTCACGGCGGAGGTCGCGCTGCCGGCCCAGCGCACCGGCTTCGTCATCGCCGGCTTCGGGGTGACGAAGGATGGCGACGGCAAATCCGCCGGCACGCTGCGCATGGCGAGCCTGCCGAGCATCGGCACGACGGGCGGCATCATGGTCCGCCTGTCGGATGGCGCCGCCAAGGGCGGCTGCACCGGCGACAGCGGCGGGCCGGTGCTGCTCGACGGCACGGTCGCCGGCATCATCGGCTGGTCGACCGCCGCCGGCGGCGCGCGCGGCTGCGGCGGCGTCACCGGCGCGACGCTGATCGGCCCGCAGCGCGCCTGGATCGACGCGACCGCACGGGCGATGGGGCGGTAG
- a CDS encoding head-tail connector protein: MPAVLLAGPPAEPLTLAEAKAYLRVDHEAEDGLIASLLTSARATVEALTRRVLIDQSWRLARDAWPASGLIPVPVNPLRVARPGNGAPSGSPSSRTAKGRSGIACRPSLLTCRTARRTIPALRFAAAGMTRSGPQAVPGLIPGSRRSTPPTTRHPCPLFFSPGRRRSR, encoded by the coding sequence ATGCCCGCTGTTCTTCTCGCCGGGCCGCCGGCGGAGCCGCTGACGCTTGCCGAGGCCAAGGCCTATCTGCGCGTCGACCATGAGGCGGAGGATGGGCTGATCGCCTCCCTCCTCACCAGCGCCCGCGCGACCGTGGAGGCGCTGACGCGGCGCGTGCTGATCGACCAGAGCTGGCGCCTCGCCCGCGATGCCTGGCCGGCCTCCGGCCTGATCCCGGTGCCGGTGAACCCGCTGCGCGTGGCTCGTCCGGGGAATGGGGCTCCATCTGGCTCACCGTCATCCCGGACGGCCAAAGGCCGATCCGGGATCGCGTGCCGCCCCTCCCTCCTCACGTGCCGAACAGCGCGGCGGACGATCCCGGCTCTCCGCTTCGCTGCGGCCGGGATGACAAGGTCCGGACCGCAAGCCGTGCCGGGTCTGATCCCCGGATCAAGACGCTCCACACCCCCAACCACGAGGCACCCATGCCCGCTGTTCTTCTCGCCGGGCCGCCGGCGGAGCCGCTGA
- a CDS encoding head-tail connector protein, which produces MPAVLLAGPPAEPLTLAEAKAYLRVDHEAEDGLIASLLTSARATVEALTRRVLIDQSWRLTRDAWPASGLIPVPVNPLRELLAVKVIDAAGGETALPLGAFTLDTARLPGLIRVDRAAVPAPGRALAGIVLDITAGHGPTANHVPSPLIEAVRVVLAHFYEHRDVPGAGAAFPARLDALVAPFRVTRL; this is translated from the coding sequence ATGCCCGCTGTTCTTCTCGCCGGGCCGCCGGCGGAGCCGCTGACGCTTGCCGAGGCCAAGGCCTATCTGCGCGTCGACCATGAGGCGGAGGATGGGCTGATCGCCTCCCTCCTCACCAGCGCCCGCGCCACCGTGGAGGCGCTGACGCGGCGCGTGCTGATCGACCAGAGCTGGCGCCTCACCCGCGATGCCTGGCCGGCCTCCGGGCTGATCCCGGTGCCGGTGAACCCGCTGCGCGAGTTGCTGGCCGTCAAGGTCATCGACGCGGCGGGCGGGGAGACGGCGCTGCCGCTGGGTGCCTTCACGCTCGACACCGCGCGCCTGCCCGGCCTGATCCGGGTGGACCGCGCCGCCGTGCCGGCGCCGGGTCGGGCGCTCGCGGGCATCGTGCTCGACATCACCGCCGGGCATGGGCCGACCGCCAACCATGTGCCTTCGCCGCTGATCGAGGCGGTGCGGGTGGTGCTGGCGCATTTCTACGAGCATCGCGACGTGCCGGGCGCCGGCGCCGCCTTTCCCGCCCGGCTCGATGCGCTGGTCGCGCCCTTCCGGGTGACGCGGCTATGA
- a CDS encoding phage head closure protein, translating to MSALPVSALRHRLVHETPIETPDGQGGVTRTFLSVDALWGAVETVASAGEIADRPGAVLAHRVTIRAPATVQPGDRLRLGARRFTVEAVSDPEGRGRRLVCDCREEAP from the coding sequence ATGAGCGCGCTCCCGGTTTCGGCGCTGCGCCACCGGCTGGTGCATGAGACGCCGATCGAGACGCCGGACGGGCAGGGCGGCGTGACCCGCACGTTTCTCTCGGTGGATGCGCTGTGGGGTGCGGTCGAGACCGTGGCGAGCGCGGGCGAGATCGCCGACCGGCCGGGCGCCGTGCTCGCCCATCGCGTGACCATCCGCGCGCCCGCCACGGTGCAGCCTGGCGACCGGCTGCGGCTGGGGGCGCGGCGCTTCACCGTCGAGGCGGTGAGCGACCCCGAGGGGCGCGGGCGCCGCCTCGTCTGCGACTGTCGGGAAGAGGCCCCGTGA
- a CDS encoding DUF3168 domain-containing protein, with protein MSASSTVSPANALRAAVHAALIADASLTAALGGPRIHDVPPASPEFPYVTLGEAQVIDWSTATETGHEHRLTLNVWSRQGGHGEAHHLAHLVQAVLHDQPLALDGHLLVNLRATSAEIRREAGGRTYRALLRLRAVTETG; from the coding sequence ATGAGCGCGAGTTCTACCGTGAGCCCCGCCAATGCGCTGCGCGCCGCCGTCCATGCCGCGCTCATCGCGGATGCGTCGCTCACCGCCGCTCTGGGCGGGCCGCGCATCCATGATGTGCCGCCGGCGTCGCCGGAATTTCCCTATGTCACGCTCGGCGAGGCGCAGGTGATCGACTGGTCGACGGCGACCGAGACCGGCCATGAGCACCGGCTGACGCTCAACGTCTGGTCGCGCCAGGGCGGGCATGGCGAGGCGCATCATCTCGCCCATCTGGTGCAGGCCGTGCTGCATGATCAGCCGCTCGCCCTCGACGGCCACCTTCTGGTCAATCTGCGCGCGACCAGCGCTGAAATCCGCCGCGAGGCGGGCGGGCGCACCTATCGCGCGCTGCTGCGGCTGCGGGCGGTGACGGAAACCGGTTGA
- a CDS encoding phage major tail protein, TP901-1 family, with protein MAAQKGKDLLLKLSDGSALVTVAGLRSRQIAFNTEPVDITHAESAGRWRELLAGAGVKRASIAGSGLFKDAASDALIRQSFFDGDVRQGQVVVPDFGTLTGPFQITSLEIAAEHDREVTFDITLESAGEIVFAAL; from the coding sequence ATGGCGGCGCAGAAGGGCAAGGACCTGTTGCTGAAGCTCTCGGACGGCAGCGCCCTCGTCACCGTCGCAGGGTTGCGCTCGCGGCAGATCGCTTTCAACACCGAGCCGGTCGACATCACCCATGCCGAGAGCGCCGGGCGCTGGCGCGAGCTGCTCGCCGGCGCCGGGGTGAAGCGCGCCTCGATCGCCGGCTCCGGCCTGTTCAAGGACGCCGCGTCTGACGCGCTGATCCGCCAGAGCTTCTTCGACGGCGATGTGCGGCAGGGGCAGGTGGTGGTGCCGGATTTCGGCACGCTGACCGGCCCGTTCCAGATCACCAGCCTGGAAATCGCCGCCGAGCATGACCGCGAGGTGACCTTCGACATCACGCTGGAAAGCGCCGGCGAGATCGTCTTCGCGGCGCTGTGA
- a CDS encoding gene transfer agent family protein — MANRHRGEIAADLDGRSRTLVLTLGALAELEEAFGVDDLVALTERFGRGRLAARDAIRLVAAGLRGAGEAVTEEEVARMTTPGGAAGFARLVGDLIAATFGGETAAPAAAPGDPARPF, encoded by the coding sequence ATGGCCAACCGGCATCGCGGCGAGATTGCCGCTGACCTCGACGGGCGCAGCCGCACCCTCGTGCTGACGCTGGGCGCGCTGGCGGAGCTGGAGGAAGCGTTCGGGGTGGACGACCTCGTGGCGCTGACCGAACGCTTCGGCCGCGGCCGGCTCGCCGCGCGCGACGCCATCCGCCTTGTCGCGGCGGGCTTGCGCGGGGCGGGGGAGGCGGTCACCGAGGAGGAGGTGGCGCGCATGACCACGCCCGGCGGCGCCGCCGGCTTCGCGCGCCTTGTGGGCGACCTCATCGCCGCGACCTTTGGCGGGGAAACGGCCGCGCCGGCGGCCGCGCCGGGAGACCCCGCCCGCCCTTTCTGA
- a CDS encoding rcc01693 family protein, translating into MSPRPTPFQSSKPFPWGAAMGFGLGRLALPSEAFWRMTPRELACAMEAVLGPARTPLDRAGLAALMTRFPD; encoded by the coding sequence CTGAGCCCGCGCCCCACGCCGTTCCAGTCCTCCAAGCCGTTTCCTTGGGGCGCGGCGATGGGGTTCGGGCTCGGGCGCCTCGCTCTGCCGTCCGAGGCGTTCTGGCGCATGACCCCGCGCGAACTCGCTTGCGCCATGGAAGCCGTGCTCGGCCCCGCCCGCACCCCGCTCGACCGCGCGGGTCTTGCCGCGCTGATGACGCGGTTCCCGGATTGA
- a CDS encoding phage tail tape measure protein, with protein MAEDSFEAETVTVAIAADTSAFRRELSEAERLARGFGRVVGDALTGAAVKGREADDVFRSLVTRLSSLAINAAFRPLEQGVAGLFQNLGGSLGFAQGGAFQSGRVVPFASGGVVAAPTYFPLANGRTGLMGEAGAEAILPLRRGPDGTLGVASGGGGRAMNVTVNVATPDASSFRRSDAYLSGLVARAVARGERSL; from the coding sequence ATGGCCGAGGACAGCTTTGAGGCCGAGACCGTCACCGTCGCCATCGCCGCCGATACCAGCGCCTTTCGCCGCGAACTGTCGGAGGCGGAGCGACTGGCGCGGGGCTTCGGGCGGGTGGTGGGCGATGCGCTGACCGGTGCGGCGGTGAAGGGGCGCGAGGCGGACGATGTGTTCCGCTCGCTGGTCACGCGCCTCTCCAGCCTCGCCATCAACGCCGCCTTCCGCCCATTGGAGCAGGGCGTCGCTGGCCTGTTCCAGAATCTGGGCGGGTCGCTCGGCTTCGCGCAGGGCGGGGCGTTCCAGAGCGGGCGCGTCGTGCCCTTCGCCAGCGGCGGGGTGGTGGCGGCGCCGACCTATTTTCCGCTCGCCAATGGCCGCACCGGCTTGATGGGCGAGGCCGGCGCCGAGGCGATCCTGCCGCTGCGGCGCGGGCCGGACGGCACGCTGGGCGTCGCCTCCGGTGGCGGCGGGCGGGCCATGAACGTGACGGTGAATGTCGCGACGCCCGACGCCTCGTCCTTCCGCCGCTCCGACGCCTATCTCTCCGGCCTCGTCGCCCGCGCCGTGGCGCGCGGGGAAAGGAGCCTCTAG
- a CDS encoding DUF2460 domain-containing protein: MPAFHETLFPLDIALGAAGGPERATEIVTTLTGREERNTRLKHSRRRWDAGYGVTSLAQLQAVVAFFEERRGRLYGFRWRDRLDHASAAPGATVTPLDQALGTGDGARASFPLIKTYGGTHAPYARPIVKPVAGSLRVAVNGVESTAGTHFAVDVTTGLVSFLAGHVPPVGASVSAGFLFDVPVRFDTDFLEVNLSAFEAGAIPRIPVVEIRL, encoded by the coding sequence ATGCCCGCCTTTCACGAGACGCTGTTCCCGCTCGACATCGCGCTCGGCGCGGCGGGCGGGCCGGAGCGGGCGACGGAGATCGTCACCACGCTCACCGGGCGCGAGGAGCGCAACACGCGCCTGAAACATTCGCGCCGGCGCTGGGATGCCGGCTATGGCGTGACCTCGCTGGCGCAGCTTCAGGCCGTGGTCGCCTTCTTCGAGGAGCGGCGCGGCCGGCTCTATGGCTTTCGCTGGCGTGACCGGCTGGACCACGCCTCCGCCGCGCCCGGCGCCACCGTCACGCCGCTCGACCAGGCCCTCGGCACGGGCGACGGGGCGCGGGCCAGTTTCCCGCTCATCAAGACCTATGGCGGCACCCACGCGCCCTATGCACGGCCCATCGTGAAGCCGGTGGCCGGCTCGTTGCGGGTGGCGGTGAATGGGGTGGAGAGTACCGCCGGCACCCATTTCGCGGTCGATGTGACCACGGGCCTCGTCAGCTTCCTCGCCGGCCATGTGCCGCCGGTGGGCGCGAGCGTCAGCGCCGGCTTCCTGTTCGATGTGCCGGTGCGCTTCGACACGGATTTTCTCGAAGTGAACCTCTCCGCCTTCGAGGCGGGGGCCATTCCGCGCATTCCGGTGGTGGAGATCCGGCTATGA
- a CDS encoding DUF2163 domain-containing protein has product MRDIPAGLSAALAEGVTTLARGWRITRRDGAVIGLTEHDDDLFADGTVFRAAGGVTGSEEASALGFAVGGGEMAAALSSDLIDEADLLAGLYDGASVELVLIDWAAPANFLRLRRGTIGDVRREGGAFTAELRGLASALNVVRGRLFTRACDADLGDARCGVALTGAFRAEGTVAAVEGAGLFVAGGLGAYAAGWFTQGRLAMDSGTNAGFASEVKAHAVAGGVVRVELWQRPPEPLAAGDAFTVTAGCDKRLATCRDRFANALNFRGFPHMPGNDAVLRVATPGG; this is encoded by the coding sequence ATGAGGGACATTCCGGCCGGGCTTTCCGCCGCGCTGGCGGAAGGGGTGACGACGCTCGCGCGCGGCTGGCGGATCACACGGCGCGATGGCGCGGTGATCGGCCTCACCGAGCATGATGACGACCTGTTCGCGGACGGCACCGTCTTCCGCGCCGCCGGCGGCGTCACCGGCTCGGAGGAAGCCTCCGCGCTCGGCTTCGCGGTGGGCGGGGGCGAGATGGCGGCCGCGCTGTCCTCCGATCTCATCGACGAAGCGGACCTGCTTGCCGGGCTCTATGACGGGGCGAGCGTCGAACTTGTGCTGATCGACTGGGCGGCCCCGGCGAATTTCCTGCGGCTGCGGCGCGGCACCATAGGCGACGTGCGCCGCGAGGGCGGCGCCTTCACCGCCGAGCTGCGAGGGCTCGCCAGCGCGCTCAATGTGGTGCGCGGGCGGCTGTTCACCCGCGCCTGCGACGCCGATCTCGGCGATGCCCGCTGCGGCGTCGCGCTCACCGGCGCGTTCCGCGCCGAAGGGACAGTGGCGGCGGTGGAGGGCGCGGGGCTGTTCGTCGCTGGCGGGCTCGGCGCTTATGCGGCCGGCTGGTTCACGCAAGGTCGGCTGGCGATGGACAGCGGCACCAATGCGGGCTTTGCCAGCGAGGTGAAGGCCCATGCGGTGGCTGGCGGCGTGGTGCGCGTTGAGCTGTGGCAGCGCCCGCCCGAGCCGCTCGCGGCTGGCGACGCCTTCACCGTCACCGCCGGCTGCGACAAGCGGCTTGCCACCTGCCGCGACCGCTTCGCCAACGCGCTGAACTTTCGCGGCTTCCCGCACATGCCCGGCAATGACGCCGTGCTGCGCGTCGCCACGCCCGGAGGGTGA
- a CDS encoding NlpC/P60 family protein yields the protein MESENVRARLVTEAREWIGTPYLHRASCRNEGADCLGLIRGVWRAVIGAEPEGLPAYAPDWAEALKAETLAAAAGRHMRAVPLEAIQPGDVLLFRWRAHLPAKHAAILVAGWEAGEGRMVHAHDGAAVAEVFLAPWWRRHLAYAFAFPGT from the coding sequence ATGGAAAGCGAGAATGTGCGCGCCCGCCTCGTTACCGAGGCGCGGGAATGGATCGGCACGCCCTATCTGCACCGCGCCTCCTGCAGGAATGAGGGGGCGGACTGCCTCGGCCTCATTCGCGGCGTGTGGCGGGCGGTGATCGGCGCCGAGCCCGAGGGCCTGCCGGCCTATGCGCCGGACTGGGCCGAGGCACTGAAGGCCGAGACGCTGGCGGCGGCGGCGGGGCGCCATATGCGCGCCGTGCCGCTGGAGGCGATCCAGCCGGGGGATGTGCTGCTGTTCCGCTGGCGCGCGCACCTGCCGGCCAAGCACGCGGCCATTCTGGTGGCGGGATGGGAAGCGGGAGAGGGGCGCATGGTCCACGCCCATGACGGCGCGGCGGTGGCCGAGGTGTTCCTCGCCCCCTGGTGGCGCCGGCATCTGGCTTACGCCTTTGCCTTTCCGGGGACGTGA